The following are encoded in a window of Pectinophora gossypiella unplaced genomic scaffold, ilPecGoss1.1 Pgos_82, whole genome shotgun sequence genomic DNA:
- the LOC126381684 gene encoding uncharacterized protein LOC126381684 translates to MDNFNSNTVDASELRKIGRKDDGTGVINRRAQAQLVTGLHANTKFAGHTVAQPGSTTPEALQRPGQGACATRPCKGTDEGEDDFGRPILSGRDRAPEIERERRLSVVLTRCDSPVTARRAGREDESMLDSDDSSCASMVTVGSEMSGSRRMFLKRNRSDPEAEDTDSLGSPLEGAGHRSKRGRGRPSSTGKYVGLAAARAAYNQELAESLRLEAEAEVAGMARNLREARASLQPSPHLGTQEEEQTSAALAGIVKTSLETITMVATKSSQLKGTYVRALKDAVRGIQEAVSQIRERTMSEEVMRLEAANSKLTREVADLRRDLQELRQRPSQPQSSESSLRQILEETARANAEMFGNMLNARLAGIEDRLLPEPRRRPPLAADVRGAKADPAHSAPAGAPVASASGSGRPMAGPGAKPKPAKEAPTNSQVSSAPPSSGKKGKSKKKSLAAQEAAEARRQPASAPEELPWTAVVGRKAKAKAKAAKAAKEPPKAQSTARAKVRLRTPKTAAVTLTLVPGAEERGVTYASILTDAKQRVRLADLGIGSLGFRKTATGARMLEVGGEASAEKADSLARKLREVLSPEAVRVARPVKRAEIRITGLDDSADAFEVAEAIAKEGGCSSDAIKCGRIVIGPRGDGSLWVSCPATAAKKVAGSGRVQVGWTTARARLLSPRPMRCFRCLEPGHMGVKCTCEFDRSQLCFRCGQPNHRARDCDAEPHCPVCETAGKPATHAIGGAGCVSAANKPGNQAPMSVPKPKGKRKANKTKAKAKKAGVERMDTVG, encoded by the coding sequence ATGGACAATTTCAATTCTAATACAGTCGATGCGTCGGAGCTGAGAAAGATAGGGCGAAAAGATGATGGAACGGGAGTAATTAATAGGCGTGCTCAGGCACAGTTGGTAACCGGCCTTCATGCGAACACTAAGTTCGCGGGGCATACTGTGGCGCAACCGggatccaccaccccggaagcgcTGCAGCGCCCTGGCCAAGGCGCTTGCGCCACTCGTCCCTGTAAGGGGACAGACGAGGGAGAAGACGACTTCGGGAGGCCGATCCTTAGCGGCAGGGATCGGGCACCCGAAATCGAGAGAGAGAGGCGACTGAGCGTGGTGCTAACGCGCTGCGACTCGCCTGTCACCGCGAGGCGCGCTGGCCGGGAGGATGAGTCAATGCTAGACTCGGACGACTCCTCCTGTGCTAGCATGGTGACGGTGGGGTCGGAGATGTCGGGATCGAGAAGGATGTTCCTGAAAAGGAACCGGTCGGACCCTGAGGCGGAAGACACGGATTCGCTTGGGTCGCCCCTCGAGGGGGCGGGCCACAGATCCAAAAGGGGAAGAGGCCGCCCCTCCTCTACTGGCAAGTATgtcggcctggccgcagccagggcggcATACAACCAGGAGCTGGCCGAAAGTCTGCGGCTTGAGGCGGAAGCAGAGGTGGCCGGAATGGCCCGGAACctgagggaggctagggcctctttacagcccagcccccACTTGGGAACTCAAGAGGAGGAGCAGACGAGCGCTGCGTTAGCCGGCATTGTGAAGACTTCGTTGGAGACCATAACTATGGTTGCCACGAAGTCTTCACAACTGAAGGGCACATACGTCCGGGCCCTAAAGGATGCGGTGAGGGGCATTCAGGAGGCCGTGTCCCAAATTAGGGAGCGGACGATGTCCGAAGAGGTCATGCGGCTGGAGGCCGCTAACTCCAAGCTCACGAGGGAAGTCGCCGATCTGCGCCGCGACTTGCAagagttgcggcagcgaccCTCCCAGCCTCAGAGCTCGGAGTCAAGCCTCCGGCAGATACTGGAGGAGACAGCCCGCGCCAACGCTGAGATGTTCGGCAATATGCTGAACGCTCGGTTGGCCGGGATCGAAGACCGTCTCCTCCCGGAGCCGCGTAGGAGACCTCCGCTCGCAGCGGACGTTAGAGGCGCCAAGGCAGACCCTGCTCACTCTGCGCCAGCAGGGGCCCCGGTCGCCTCGGCAAGCGGTAGTGGCCGCCCCATGGCAGGGCCAGGCGCAAAGCCAAAGCCCGCCAAAGAGGCTCCCACGAACAGCCAGGTCTCTTCTGCTCCCCCttcttcgggaaagaaggggaagAGCAAGAAGAAGAGCCTGGCTGCACAGGAGGCAGCAGAGGCACGGCGTCAGCCTGCCTCCGCCCCGGAGGAGCTGCCGTGGACGGCAGTCGTTGGCCGAAAGGCCAAGGCTAAGGCcaaggcggccaaagcggccaaagagccgccaaaggcccagtCCACGGCGCGTGCGAAGGTGAGGCTCCGCACGCCCAAAACCGCTGCAGTGACGCTCACCTTGGTTCCAGGGGCCGAAGAGAGGGGCGTCACATATGCGTCGATCCTCACAGACGCCAAGCAGCGTGTCCGTCTTGCGGACCTCGGGATCGGCAGCTTGGGGTTCCGCAAGACAGCGACCGGGGCTCGCATGCTGGAGGTCGGGGGTGAGGCCTCAGCTGAGAAGGCGGACTCCTTGGCCAGGAAGCTTAGGGAGGTCCTGAGCCCTGAGGCGGTCCGGGTCGCCAGGCCTGTGAAGCGGGCGGAAATCCGCATCACGGGGCTGGACGACTCGGCCGATGCCTTTGAGGTGGCGGAGGCCATTGCGAAGGAGGGAGGGTGCTCCTCCGACGCAATAAAGTGTGGCAGGATCGTGATCGGTCCGCGGGGAGACGGCTCCCTTTGGGTAAGTTGCCCCGCCACCGCGGCCAAAAAGGTGGCCGGCTCCGGCCGGGTCCAGGTCGGGTGGACCACGGCAAGAGCGAGGCTCCTCAGCCCAAGACCTATGAGGTGCTTCCGCTGCCTGGAGCCGGGCCACATGGGTGTCAAGTGCACCTGTGAGTTCGACCGCAGCCaactgtgcttccgctgcggtcaaCCGAACCACAGGGCACGAGATTGTGATGCCGAGCCCCACTGCCCAGTTTGCGAGACTGCGGGCAAGCCGGCGACGCACGCAATCGGTGGAGCAGGATGTGTTTCCGCGGCAAACAAGCCGGGAAACCAGGCCCCAATGAGCGTCCCTAAACCGAAAGGGAAACGCAAGGCCAATAAGACCAAGGCCAAGGCCAAGAAGGCCGGGGTGGAGCGGATGGATACCGTTGGATAA
- the LOC126381685 gene encoding uncharacterized protein LOC126381685 has product MRYLGLVLDGRWEFRAHFQRLMPKLLGAAGALGYLLPNLGGPKASCRRLYLGVVRSMALYGAPVWANTLKRQNIALLNAAQRAMAIRVIRGYRTISCEAARVLAGSLPWDLDARALSSIYFWREEAHGRGDTPAPREVEAQREEILRLLLLEWEERLAQPSAGLRTIQAVRPVLRQWLDRRHGVMTFRLTQILSGHGCFGRYLHVVAGREPTAECHHCDGCPEDTAQHTLEACPAWATERQELGAVVGRDLSLPAVVQAMVDSERSWKAVLTFCETVLRSKEDAEREREATATDPARRRRPGRRRRADVGRLPP; this is encoded by the coding sequence ATGAGATACCTCGGACTTGTTCTGGACGGTCGGTGGGAGTTCCGCGCCCACTTCCAGCGCTTGATGCCCAAGCTCCTCGGAGCGGCAGGTGCCCTCGGGTATCTCCTGCCTAACCTGGGTGGGCCGAAGGCGTCTTGCAGGCGGCTTTATTTGGGAGTAGTCCGTTCCATGGCCTTGTATGGAGCCCCAGTATGGGCCAACACCCTGAAGAGGCAGAATATCGCCCTTCTGAATGCAGCTCAGAGGGCGATGGCCATCAGGGTGATACGGGGCTACCGGACGATTTCCTGCGAGGCGGCGCGGGTGCTGGCTGGATCTCTACCCTGGGACCTGGATGCGAGAGCCCTCTCATCAATATACTTTTGGCGGGAGGAGGCGCATGGCCGGGGTGACACGCCAGCACCACGCGAGGTGGAAGCGCAGCGGGAGGAAATACTCCGCCTGTTGCTACTGGAGTGGGAGGAAAGGCTGGCACAGCCTAGTGCGGGCCTGAGAACCATTCAGGCAGTTCGTCCAGTCCTCCGACAGTGGTTGGACCGGCGACACGGGGTGATGACCTTCCGGCTCACTCAGATCCTCTCGGGACATGGCTGTTTTGGGAGGTATCTGCATGTTGTAGCCGGAAGAGAGCCGACCGCCGAGTGTCATCACTGCGACGGCTGCCCAGAAGACACGGCCCAGCACACGCTTGAGGCGTGCCCAGCCTGGGCGACAGAGCGCCAAGAACTTGGTGCCGTTGTGGGGCGCGACCTTTCGCTGCCTGCTGTGGTCCAGGCCATGGTTGACAGCGAGAGGTCGTGGAAGGCGGTTCTCACATTCTGTGAAACCGTCCTTCGATCCAAAGAGGATGCGGAGCGGGAAAGGGAGGCTACTGCCACCGACCCTGCACGTCGCAGGAGACCCGGGCGGAGAcggcgggcggatgtcggccgTCTTCCGCCCTAA